One part of the Equus asinus isolate D_3611 breed Donkey chromosome 6, EquAss-T2T_v2, whole genome shotgun sequence genome encodes these proteins:
- the SPMIP9 gene encoding protein SPMIP9 → MAGVVYPRQAPVDLDIYQSSYMVDYKPYGKHKYSQVTSQEQMKLDTQLRNKEFYRPIPSPNPKLEDGYPAFKRPFMTAKDLGHPGFFPSQDLVTTAEDECRFTSICPSMYPVSHALYLAHGDPNLVHQSADFPCLLEPQRQPAAEEDKGYILLPGCSCPHHCRVKVPILNRWGPLMPFYQ, encoded by the exons ATGGCAGGTGTGGTGTACCCCAGACAG GCCCCTGTGGACTTAGACATTTACCAAAGCTCCTACATGGTCGACTATAAACCGTACGGGAAGCACAAATACTCCCAGGTCACATCGCAAGAG CAAATGAAGCTGGACACCCAACTCCGGAACAAAGAGTTTTATAGGCCAatccccagccccaaccccaagCTGGAGGATGGATACCCTGCCTTCAAAAGACCTTTCATGACTGCCAAAGACCTGGGACACCCTGGTTTCTTCCCGTCACAGGACCTGGTGACCACTGCGGAGGACGAATGCAGGTTCACCAGTATCTGCCCTTCCATGTACCCAGTTTCCCATGCTCTGTACCTGGCCCATGGTGACCCAAACCTGGTCCACCAGAGCGCCGACTTTCCATGCCTGCTGGAGCCCCAGCGCCAGCCTGCTGCAGAGGAGGACAAAGGCTACATCCTACTGCCTGGCTGCTCCTGTCCTCATCACTGTAGAGTCAAGGTCCCCATCTTGAACCGATGGGGACCCTTGATGCCATTCTACCAGTAG